The following coding sequences lie in one Prochlorococcus marinus XMU1419 genomic window:
- a CDS encoding ABC transporter ATP-binding protein: MENLKLNIIIKYLKPYKKEFLLGALALLLVNILSVVIPLEVKNIIDKLQNGFSTDFVISKSLLLIILATSMGLIRLFSRQIVFGVGRKVEVNLRQKLFDHLLIQDPDWIQKKGSGDIITRATSDVENIRRLLGFTVLSLCNIVLAYSFTIPSMFSINKILTISALLIFPLILGIVSLFGGRMVKQRKAQQESLSKLSDLIQEDLSGISAIKIYAQENAEKQEFNIYNNAYQNSAIKLARTASTLFPLLQGISSISLLILLGLGTFQLESGFITIGGLVALILYVERLVFPTALLGFTLNTFQLGQVSLDRVEEILEKNPNIVDKLNTKYLKKKIKGLLEAKGLTIKYPGSKFNSLNGLNFKIYPGELIAIVGPVGCGKTTLAKSLGRTIEIPDGQLFLDEIDVKNIKLVDLRKSIAIVPQEAYLFTSTISENLRFGEPTASNGLVKKSAKKAGMIDDINNFPLKFETIVGERGITLSGGQRQRTALGRALLVNSPIVVLDDALASVDNKTAAKIIDEMRERSNKTILMISHQLSVAATCDRILVMDKGEIVQQGNHKDLVKKRGLYKKLWERELATKIVKS, translated from the coding sequence ATGGAAAATTTAAAGTTAAATATAATTATAAAATACTTGAAACCTTACAAAAAAGAATTTTTGTTAGGTGCTTTAGCACTACTTTTAGTTAATATTTTAAGCGTCGTAATCCCCTTAGAAGTAAAAAATATAATTGATAAATTACAAAATGGGTTCTCCACAGATTTTGTAATTTCTAAATCTTTGTTGTTAATTATTTTGGCAACATCCATGGGTTTAATAAGATTATTTTCAAGGCAAATTGTATTCGGAGTAGGTAGGAAGGTTGAGGTAAATCTTCGTCAGAAACTATTCGATCACTTACTTATCCAGGACCCAGATTGGATACAAAAGAAAGGAAGTGGAGACATTATCACTAGAGCCACGAGTGATGTTGAAAACATAAGAAGGCTTTTGGGTTTCACGGTATTAAGTTTGTGCAACATAGTTCTTGCTTATTCATTTACAATTCCATCAATGTTTTCTATAAATAAAATTTTAACTATATCTGCATTATTGATCTTTCCATTAATCCTTGGAATTGTAAGCTTATTTGGGGGTAGAATGGTCAAACAAAGAAAAGCTCAGCAAGAATCATTATCCAAACTTAGCGATCTTATACAAGAAGATCTTTCTGGAATAAGCGCAATCAAAATTTATGCTCAAGAAAATGCTGAGAAGCAAGAATTTAATATTTATAATAATGCTTATCAAAATTCAGCGATAAAACTTGCAAGAACAGCAAGTACTCTATTTCCTTTGCTGCAAGGTATTTCTTCAATTTCTTTATTAATCTTATTAGGATTAGGAACATTTCAACTTGAAAGTGGATTTATTACTATAGGTGGTTTAGTAGCTCTAATTCTTTACGTAGAGAGGCTTGTTTTCCCAACTGCTCTCTTAGGTTTTACCTTAAACACTTTTCAACTAGGCCAGGTAAGTTTAGATCGCGTAGAAGAAATCCTTGAGAAAAATCCTAATATTGTAGATAAATTAAACACAAAATATTTGAAGAAAAAGATAAAAGGATTATTAGAAGCAAAAGGTTTAACAATAAAGTATCCAGGATCAAAATTCAATTCTCTAAATGGATTAAATTTTAAAATTTATCCAGGAGAACTTATTGCAATAGTAGGACCTGTTGGTTGTGGCAAAACAACATTAGCAAAGTCTCTCGGCAGGACAATTGAAATCCCCGACGGACAATTATTTTTAGATGAAATTGACGTAAAAAATATTAAATTAGTAGATCTTAGAAAAAGTATTGCAATTGTACCGCAAGAAGCATACTTATTTACTTCTACAATCTCAGAAAATCTACGTTTTGGAGAACCAACAGCTTCTAATGGACTTGTTAAAAAAAGTGCCAAAAAGGCTGGTATGATTGATGATATCAATAATTTCCCTCTAAAATTTGAAACAATTGTTGGTGAAAGAGGCATTACACTAAGTGGTGGCCAGAGGCAAAGAACGGCACTTGGAAGAGCTTTACTTGTAAATTCTCCAATTGTCGTTCTTGATGATGCTTTAGCAAGTGTTGACAATAAAACAGCCGCAAAAATAATTGATGAAATGCGAGAAAGAAGTAATAAAACAATTTTGATGATTAGTCACCAACTATCTGTTGCTGCGACTTGTGACAGGATTTTAGTTATGGATAAAGGAGAAATAGTACAACAAGGTAATCATAAAGATTTAGTAAAAAAGAGAGGGCTATATAAAAAACTTTGGGAAAGAGAATTAGCCACTAAAATTGTTAAGAGCTAA
- a CDS encoding DUF3288 family protein: MSNEQTHPLHATDKNIVDSLIAKDKPVDLDFINLARLINRYTNFPGEIEIKEDIEKILKFWKINKNDLFSKTKIIWSKSFRPTNTNKDLVGSGFDTSN; the protein is encoded by the coding sequence ATGAGTAACGAACAAACTCATCCACTACATGCAACAGACAAGAATATAGTAGATTCTCTTATCGCTAAAGATAAACCAGTAGATCTAGACTTTATTAATTTAGCTAGATTAATAAATCGTTATACTAATTTCCCAGGTGAAATTGAAATTAAGGAGGATATAGAAAAGATTTTAAAATTTTGGAAAATCAATAAAAATGATCTTTTTTCAAAAACAAAAATTATTTGGTCAAAAAGCTTCCGGCCCACTAATACAAATAAAGATTTAGTTGGATCAGGATTTGACACTTCAAATTGA